The nucleotide sequence GACCACGAAATCCTGCTTCTGCCAGTTACGGAAACCATCGGCCACCGGTTCCAGCACATCAAAGGATTCGGCATCGGTCATCTCGGCCGTGGCATCACCACGACCCGGTGCGAATGGCACCGCTACGGCATGGCCTGCTGCCTTCGCTGCCTGTTCGATACCGACATTGCCGGCCAGAACAATCACGTCGGCCACGCTGGCTCCGGATTCGGCGGCGATTTTTTCCAATACCGCCAGCACCTTGGCGAGGCGGGCCGGTTCATTACCCGCCCAGTCCTTTTGCGGAGCCAGACGGATGCGTGCACCATTAGCACCGCCGCGCTTGTCAGAACCACGGAAGGTCCGGGCGCTGTCCCAGGCAGTGCTGACCATCTCGGCCAGGCTCAGGCCGCTGGCGGCAATCTTTGCCTTGACTGCGTCGATGTCGTAGTCGGTGCGGCCAGCCGGAACCGGATCTTGCCAAACCAGATCTTCCTGCGGCACATCGGGGCCGACATAGCGAGCCTTGGGGCCAAGGTCGCGGTGAGTCAGCTTGAACCAGGCACGGGCGAATACTTCAGAGAAGTAGGCCGGGTCCTTGTGGAAGCGCTCGGAAATCTTGCGATATTCCGGGTCTACCTTCATGGCCATGTCAGCATCGGTCATGATAGGCGTACAGCGGATGCTGGGGTCTTCCACATCCACCGGCTTGTCTTCTTCCTTGATGTCGATCGGCACCCATTGCCAGGCACCTGCCGGGCTCTTGGTAAGCGTCCATTCATGGCCCAGCAGCATGTCGAAGTAGCCGTTATCCCATTGTGTCGGGTGGGTGGTCCAGGCACCCTCGATACCGCTGGTCACGGTGTCGCGGCCAATGCCACGGCTGGTGTGATTCATCCAGCCCAGGCCCTGTTCTTCCAGCCCGGCACCTTCCGGCGCTGCACCCAGATTGGCGGCACTGCCGTTGCCATGGGTCTTGCCCACGGTATGGCCGCCTGCCGTCAGTGCTACGGTTTCTTCGTCGTTCATTGCCATGCGGGCAAAGGTGACGCGTACGTCGTGAGCGGTTTTCAGCGGGTCTGGCTGACCATTCACCCCTTCCGGGTTGACGTAAATCAGGCCCATCATGACAGCGGCCAGCGGATTTTCCAGGTCGCGCTCTCCGGAGTAGCGGCTGCCTTCGCCACCGCTAGGGGCAAGCCATTCCTTTTCCGAACCCCAGTAGATGTCCTTCTCGGGTGCCCAGATGTCTTCACGACCGAAAGCGAAGCCATAGGGCTTGAGGCCCATGGACTCATAAGCCATGGTGCCGGCGAGAATCATCAGATCGGCCCAACTGATCTTGTTGCCGTATTTTTTCTTGATCGGCCACAGCAGGCGGCGTGCCTTGTCGAGGTTGGCATTGTCCGGCCAGGAGTTGAGCGGAGCAAAGCGCTGGTTGCCGGTACCGGCACCACCACGGCCATCGGCGATGCGATAGCTGCCGGCAGAGTGCCAGGCCATGCGGATCATCAGCCCGCCATAATGGCCCCAGTCAGCCGGCCACCAGTCCTGGCTGTCTGTCATCAATGCCTTGATGTCATTTTTCAGTGCTGCAACATCAAGCTTTTTGAGTTCTTCGCGATAGCTGAAACCACTGCCCAGCGGATTGGTCTTGCTGTCGTGCTGGTGCAGGATGTCCAGGTTCAGGGATTTGGGCCACCAGTCCATATTGGACATGCTTGCCTGGGTCATCCCGCCATGCATGACCGGGCACTTGCCTGCAGAACTTGCGTTGTTGTTCGCCATCACTTGCTCCTGTTGCGTGGGTTGTGAGTTGTTGCGGGCGTTTTCCCCGCTAACAGATAAGGGTTTTCAAGAATCCAGTGCAACGGATGGTGTCCGCTTGCACTTTCAAGGCAGAGTCCGGCGAAGAGTCACCAGAGGCTTTGCACCTGATAGCACTATTGCAGGCCGGCAAATGCGGCCAGCATGTCGAGCAGGACTTCCTGCCATGTCTGATTGTTTTGCATGACGTTCTCCCGGTGTACTGGATTGATAGCCTAATTTGTACTGCATCACCTGTTCTTTGTTACTGGGATAATTCCGTAATATTGGCAAGAAAAATCCTATCCAATAGCTGGACAGCGTATTGGGCCACCGGTTCAAGCCTTTGCTACCTGCCCAATAGCAAGGTGATGGGATGAGTATGGTTGTTGTTGATAGTTTTGTTAAATTGATTGTTATTAATCGATTGTTAGTTTTGTGCTATCAAAAAAAAAGAGCCCGCAGGCTCTTGGTCAATCTCGTGGTGTCTGGGCTCAGTCCCAGGGCAGCTTCTCATCGCTGCCATCCTCTACTGGCACAGCAACTTGCCGGGTTGGTGCTGGTGCTGAAGTAGTCTCTGGCGATGCCTGGCTGTCTTCCAGGCCTCCCAGTGCTTCAATCAAGGCCTCTACCAGTTCGCCCAGTTCTTCACTCATCAGGGTGAATGTCGCTTCAAACAGGCTTTCCCGGTCATCGCCGGCCTGGCTGGCTTCTTCCTGCAGAACATCCAGAAACTGGATGCGCTTGAGTTGCAGGGTATCGGTCAGCATGAAACGAACCTTCTCCTGCCAGATCAGGCCGACGCGGGTCACCTGCTTGCCGGTGGCGATATGCTGGCGGATTTCTTCCGCAGTCAGATCCATGCGCGTGCAGCGAATGACTGCACCGTTTTCGCTGCCATCCTTCAATTCGCAGTCGGCATCCAGCTCGAAGCCATAAGGTGCCTCGCCAGCAGCCAGCCAGTCCGTCATCGCCGTATGCGGGGCCAGTTTGGTGCGGGGCAGGGCAGCCGGGAAGGGCGGCAAGGCCTCACGCAGTTTGGAAACCAGCGCTTCGGCCTTACTGGCGGTACCCGAATCCACCATCATCCAGCCGCGGCGGCAATCAAGATAAGCAGTCGTACGGTGGGTGCGAACAAAGGCACGTGGCAGCAGATCATCGGTAACCTGTTCCTTCAGCGCCAGCTTTTCCTTGCGGCCAACCTTGCGTAGCTCCTTCTCTTCGATCTCCTGCACCTTCTGTTCGACAAAATCGCGGATCACGCCAGCGGGCAATACCTTGTCTTCCCGTTTGAGTGACAGCAGCTGACATT is from Aquitalea aquatilis and encodes:
- the katG gene encoding catalase/peroxidase HPI, encoding MANNNASSAGKCPVMHGGMTQASMSNMDWWPKSLNLDILHQHDSKTNPLGSGFSYREELKKLDVAALKNDIKALMTDSQDWWPADWGHYGGLMIRMAWHSAGSYRIADGRGGAGTGNQRFAPLNSWPDNANLDKARRLLWPIKKKYGNKISWADLMILAGTMAYESMGLKPYGFAFGREDIWAPEKDIYWGSEKEWLAPSGGEGSRYSGERDLENPLAAVMMGLIYVNPEGVNGQPDPLKTAHDVRVTFARMAMNDEETVALTAGGHTVGKTHGNGSAANLGAAPEGAGLEEQGLGWMNHTSRGIGRDTVTSGIEGAWTTHPTQWDNGYFDMLLGHEWTLTKSPAGAWQWVPIDIKEEDKPVDVEDPSIRCTPIMTDADMAMKVDPEYRKISERFHKDPAYFSEVFARAWFKLTHRDLGPKARYVGPDVPQEDLVWQDPVPAGRTDYDIDAVKAKIAASGLSLAEMVSTAWDSARTFRGSDKRGGANGARIRLAPQKDWAGNEPARLAKVLAVLEKIAAESGASVADVIVLAGNVGIEQAAKAAGHAVAVPFAPGRGDATAEMTDAESFDVLEPVADGFRNWQKQDFVVSAEEMLLDRAQLMRLTACEMTVLVGGLRVLGSNHGGSQHGVFTNRVGQLTNDFFVNLTDMANTWKPAAHNLYELRDRQSGAVKWTASRVDLVFGSNSVLRAYAEVYAQDDGQEKFVQDFVAAWTKVMNADRFDLN
- a CDS encoding recombination-associated protein RdgC, yielding MWFKQLSFYRLTSESIHETDKLAAALEKSPFQHCGGLDWFSEGWVAPASHLDSPVFSARECQLLSLKREDKVLPAGVIRDFVEQKVQEIEEKELRKVGRKEKLALKEQVTDDLLPRAFVRTHRTTAYLDCRRGWMMVDSGTASKAEALVSKLREALPPFPAALPRTKLAPHTAMTDWLAAGEAPYGFELDADCELKDGSENGAVIRCTRMDLTAEEIRQHIATGKQVTRVGLIWQEKVRFMLTDTLQLKRIQFLDVLQEEASQAGDDRESLFEATFTLMSEELGELVEALIEALGGLEDSQASPETTSAPAPTRQVAVPVEDGSDEKLPWD